tgcaaagtgcaaTTGATAGTTtagttgcaattaatttaattgcaattactttttcaatcaattaacaaggcaattgaaaaaattgattaATGCCCGACACTGGTGTGATATCATCACTACTTGTATAAGCACGCAATATTATTGACAGATTTACAGGACTTAACCTTTCGGCTTTCTGTTTAAACGTTGTGAGTTATCAGGtattttattcgttttaaatAAGATAAAGTAAGAGGTCAGTAACAAAAATCAGCCACGAGTCCTTCGTaatgggcgtcttaataagtcaggatttaaagttcagccaacagtgtagcatagctagcaacaaagccaataagatgcttgagtttatcaatagatctatttcaaacaaatctaaagaagttcttctgcccttatatggAAGTTTGGTAGGAACTCGTTTGGAGTaggctgttcagttttggtctccttatcttaagaaagacattaacgcattggaaagggttcaaaggcgggctacaaggctaataaattgactttctcacttagactacgattccaggctcagaaggctaaaaatgtacagtctcgaGCAAGGAATAGagcgaggggacatgattcagttgtttaaattcattaaaatggaagatgttatggggctgaagtttagcactgaaaacaggacgaggggtcattgttttaagctatttaaatctcgggctaacatggatattaggaaaaattattattatagcagggcaGTGGAACCTGGGAACAGCTtggtggtcatgagcaagggagtagatagttttaagagggccattgatcttcactggggattgtcaatggactaggaccagcctagcttggcccagagcctgttgctggtcgtcacttttgtatttgtgtttcagaacagaaaatctgatatacattctacattataaaagaatttctgtagagtttttaatacttgttgcaataaacTGCATAGGAAACAGAtctaatttaaaagaaacaaacaaggtttgattaaagtgaaactgtaaaatgaaggaatactttggtcacagcactgaaaacaggacgaggggtcactgtctcaagctatttaaatctcgggCTGACATggttattagaaaaaattattattttagtagggtagtggaacagcttaccgggagaggtggtcatgagcgagggagtagatagttttaagagggccattgatcttcactggggattgtcaatggactaggaccagcctagctgggcccagagcctgttgctggtcgtcacttttgtatttgtatttgtttctttcataatttcaccaagtctttcaataaaaaaatattataaactgtgtaacaCATATGCATGTATCAGTTTTACgaattattttatgtttagatttaaaaaaaaaaattcccattcacttcttgcgtttttttttttaatatacccagtttttgggtatttacccaggccttgggtaaatgcCCAAGTAAATACCCGAAAAATCTTTACCTACCCAccgggtatttacccgatccacatcactagctGCCATTGAGTTTAGGgtgttaattgaaaaatttcttgaagtggctggatATATTTGaatgaatttcaatttatttcgaTAAATTCAACTCTTATACATTTATTTCCTTTGCTTTTACACAATAATTAATGCAATTTtgtctctgtgactgtcccttagaTAGTGTTCCTTAATCAGAGATAAATACATGCAGATCCCTAGGCAGGGGGACAAGAAAAAGTCCCTTATTCATAGGTGTCCCTTAAAGGCGGTACtacacagtggcggatccagccgattgttttgggaggggccatccgaaatttttaaacaaactccccaggaccaaatttagctccatgccgcccctaggcaaatttgaaatctgccgccccctcccccccctctaaaagaagcaaaatatccttaactcaaaaaaaaaaaaaaaacgtacaaaagtGTTCGCCAGATTCAAAcagtcaaacttatgaagaaatgatggcgtttcacattctgaggagTCCCGATGatatgatcacagtgatctcccaaaaaatttttttattcggcaaataccatgattgaaaaacattcgactttcataagatgtgtgaaagtaatcattattaaattacaagaaaaaattgtctctgtggaaaatgaaagaatgctaatattttactttcaagaataacaatttaattcaaaaaatgtgtatcataatagcaaatttgccgcccctgaaaaatTTGCCGCTCTAGGCAGCTGCCTCCTCTGCTTATTGGGAAGTTgagccctgataactccccagaaattttattaaaatgaagttttaaaaactcaattttcggggtatcgagacattagataagggggtggatttaggaatctccctcaaaatgtttcaaaatttaaattttcaagtaatttttgaaaattaggaaactaaaaacgtattttgtctatttttgatgatgtacggagaaaggtcaggttcgggcgctggccccgaaatactttttgaaaataacgcttagaaaccaaaatattctgtattatacattgagaagttagaagaggaggagtgctcttctagctcttcagctgtccagcctaaaaatgcatctttagataatgtttgcttacattaaaggaagtgtgaaggtgcttagaatccttccttcctggaaatgttttgcctttgaggctctaaaaaattcgatttttaactatatttatacatattttagaaggggatggaagattcgtgatcTCCTCTAAAAAACCCCCTTTTAAAGCTattatcacgatataaactagggagggagagggtcctatcaaaactcgtttgtaattgaagtccaaaaaaaaaaaattcatttaagttgcttttaagcaagttaagtgataagggctggataagctagttttcgttgacattttttttccacatagaagacttaaaatgcaattttttgctacatatcaaggcatttgtgaaaggacataggaaaagggggttctccccctagtttcgaaattaaagcaataaaaacgaaaatgtaggctctctttggtcttgtgaacaataggtatactctgagaaccgcagcatttagagattgcCCAAGTGTATGTAGTTGGAAtgaagaaatgatgtaaaagatggagaaaaattttggaaataaaagttttgttttgagggtagggacataatttatctcccaattaaggcctatacttctttttcagtaaaatacatgtgttaaattttgttatcttctcataatattttattttcctttaaaaaattcctataatcacaaggctttgggaggggccatgacccccatggcccccctctagatccgcccctggtaCTACAGTAgcatcttttttgaaaatttgaatttatttcttttatttcgagGTTCCGCATCGTGCCCGAGCATCGAGGAAGAGGAGGTCTTTCCGAAAGCGGAGGAGAAGTCCGAGTCCGACTCCAAGAAGGAGGAGGTCACGAAGCGAAGGAGCGCCAAGGTCAAATCCTCCAAGCGGGAGAAGGCCCGAGAGTCCCGGACTCCGAAGGGGGAAGATTCCGGGACGAAGGAGGAGGGAAGAGCGGCGAAGGGAGTCGAAGATTCCGCCAGGAGGGAGGAGAGGAGGAAGAGCAGGAACAAGGAGGCGGAAGAACACTCCCTGAAAAACCAGGTACCTTGTGGTCGTGGTCGAGAAATTTGAAAAGTGATATGGGGTGTacgtgtgactttttttttttttttccagagctgagtcgttaaagtttaaaaaacgttAAATGTCGAAATTTATAATGGGGGTCGTTTCGACCctcgttaaaaattttaaacgttatATTGAACGCTTTGTACCAGGTTGGGTCGTTGTCTAGATATTTGAAAAGTAATGTGTGGCATgcgcaggggcgtagctaagggggggggttggggacaacccccccccccccccgaaaagttagtctcaaaaaaagagaaaaagaagagagaagagaaagaaaaaaagaaaaggaaaaaattccaagcgattatatatatatatataataataataagtacccccccccccccccccgaaagtcgggtctagctacgccactgggcatgcgtgggatttttttttttccagggctGCAAAGTCTGAAGGAATGAGACTAGAGGCAAATTTTAAAGCTTTGtcgttttttctggaaaaaattggagaaatcgatttttttactgattaaaatgtttaatagttATATTTTCTTGCAAAACTTGAAAAGtgtacaacatttttaaaaaaattgaaatatacatttttccgTTTCAAATTGTGCTAAACTTTTAATATGAAAGCATTTCCATTTTCGGACTGCCCTACAGTGAAGGtaggataaataaatacctttgtgctgaacagtaaagtaagacaaaacaacgttagaagaagcacaaatttgcaaataactgcagacacgtgttttggcgttacagggaacgcctttttcaatgcaaaaaatgagcttatggatgaaaagacacccTACAGTggtctaaatttttttaaaaagcgctGAAAACCCAATATCTCTCGCAATAGTTGAGCTAGAAACCTGGTAAACTCGTATCGAAACTCGTACCACAGGGATTCATTCGATCTTACGCGACCAAAAATCGCAACTATTCCCACACCCATTCGATATTATTCTACCTAAGAGTCGAATTCAATACAAAGGTGCCAACAAAGAAAAATTACGGCACAAGTTGAGCCGTCAAAATGTTTGGggggatttttcatttttttatatttttttttatttataaatttattttttgctttatttttaatttaaattatttattttattctatctatatttcatttcatttatttatttactttgtgtgcatgtgtggGGGGCATGTTGTGTGCATGTGCTCTAAAAAGAGGGGgggagggttgagaaaaattttaggagggatttgcgccattgaacttggggggggggggggtcctgaacAATGCTCCATAGTTCTGatatagcatgatttaaaaattgaatatagTTTTTGTCAtctttactaaaataataaagctgaaagtctctttgtctgtctggatgtctgtgacgcctagaccgattttcatgaaatttggctcaaagttagtttgtagcatgggggtgcacCTTGgtgcgatgtttcgaaaattcaatgtggttctttttttattccaattttaaggacatcTTCCCGAgcaaaatgatcataagatggacgagtaaattatgaaattatcgtaacgtggaaccacAACATGAGCACAAGCTAATTGGCAAAAAAActcgccatacattatttgcgaatatgcaggcgaaccaaaagacgttttaattttctattacaggcaaagccgtgcaggtaccactagttaaaaataaataaacaaaaatatttttaaaaataacaaaataaaataagagttctaaaaagggggaggggagggttgaaaaaaattttaagggggaatttgcaccattgaacttgggggggggctGAACAATGCTCCATGGTTCTGATATTacatgatttaaaaattgaatataattttgtcatcttctatatctatataaaaatgaatgtttgtctgtatgtcatccctgaactcaaaaactacccggcagatttggccgaaactttcaccgtttgttatttttggtaccgggaatgtttatagaccagttcgaaaaaaatccgatccttTTTTATTCCGATTTAAGTCAcgatccattggataaatacgaataaaatgcagaaatgaatttgcgtgaaagatctcattgataagaagttagcatttttcttgagtttgaacaaataaatttattgttttatggcttttcatgcaacggggggatttgaaactttttctatttgatatttttagcgatggatggatctcgcaaactgcgtgagtacaaaacttgaggcttcactggatacctggaccgatcattatgaaaattgctatatatatgtagaAGGTGCATactatgctcattgaagccactcgccaccaggtggcactgcagtgtagccacttctgccccgttcaaccgattgtcatgaaaatcagtataatgatggatttttttgttggcgtagcaacgcacgTCGGATACAGCTAGTAGATTATAAACCTAATATTGGTAGcaggttttttttgaatttttattttaatattagctcTTATTTCCGTAGATGTCTTCCATGGAGAAATCCATCCGTCTGGGGGTGAGTATGGAATTGGACTCCCTACGCTCCCTGATGTATGACCAGCAGGCTGTGCTTCACAAGCAGCTCAACAGAGTACTGGTGAGAAACTTTCTTTTCGCCTCTGGtgattgtgggggggggggggttcgaagtTTTGACTGGGGCGTTTTCATCAAGTTTCTTTTTAATGCGattgaaagctttaaaaatattaagctttaaaaaaaatgattcattttgcacatttaaaaattagtagaaaatagGCTAAGATCACTTATAAGGATGTAACTAGTCTTAAGAACCTTTTTttaagcctactttcccagtaaaagtcaaaaaaagaagaaaaaagcatgaaagaaggcttaatgcatcttaaaaatatcgcaaaaaacaaaaataaagtcgaaactaaataaaataattaaataaatatcgaaaaattaaaaattggaaagtagggtattgagatgggggaaaaatgtctgtcggtctgtctctccacgcctaataacttttgaatgagtagtccgattcgaacaaactttttttcttcgaaagatctcggcgaggacacctcattcccatagttcactttttgatttgaacaattttctgttcaattttgaacagttcaaaaaaacttaacattagcgcctacggggaaattcaaggcaattccgaactgtaagGTGAAGCTACAGCCTCTGGTGatcgtgaggggggggggggttcgaagtTTTAACTGGGGCGTTTCCATcaagtttatttttaatgcaattaaaagctttgaaaacattaatctttaaaaaatgatccattttgcaaatttaaaaattagtagaaaaaaggcTGAGATCACTTctaacaattcgcaactccaataaactgtagggggcgctgcagccactgtctaatggcggacgaaaaaggtaaaacaaacagatgccgtaacttataacttgcggAAGGAAGGAAAATTAATGTCATTAAGGTggaaaattaatgtcattcacacttagtgaatgacattaattttccACCGTGTTTTgggggaagctttcttttctattcttctgaaattacattacaacaaaaactgtctgaagcccgtaatttacccccaaagaaaacacgtggaatggaatgttttacctttttctttagtattattaatcaccgcaaggtggcgtgttcgagctctggagttgcgaatagactgacagacacattttccccaaataccctactttccaattttaactttcaaaatttattaaattattttatttatttttgattacatGGATTTgatcgagctctggagttgcgaatataactagttttcagaattttttctttttcttctgcaAGCATTGCTgttatacataaaatattttttaagaagttcATTAAACCCACCCAggctggtgttttttttttttgaaaaaaaaaacaactgatttTTGTGAGGCTCAAAAGCTACAAAGTGTGACAATGCGGGGAAGATAAGTAACATGTATGGGCTGCCTAGGATGGTTCAGAAACACatgtaaaaaatttcttctagcaggggtcgaagtggtcctatacatcctatattttcaaaaaaagtacgaaaatcgtcctatatttcctatatttttggaaaatgtcgtatatttcctatattcctgttttttatccaatttatttctttaaaacaacagtaaacgaactatctgacttcggatttttcgtcaAAAGTACGattcaaacgaatttcaaattaaaaatcacaactcactaaatcctgcgacaagcatcttctctcattggccacagcaatatgacgtcactgtagtgggtggagtttcgagaacgaattctgaagttggttttagaattttgcgtttggcaacagcagtttgttttgttttccagcgtgattttcggtttttgttttcgcAGGTATATTTGTGtttagtgcattttctgatcggagtgttctaatagtctttttgcaatcttttctttttgtgaaattttatagCACACAATAtctatatttgtgctacaaagcattggttatttcctgttagttctcaacacaaagacggtttttatttatttatataagctatgtttgtgacacttctatccctgaaaaaattgtgagttgctgtattaattatcaataaatttcactttattctttttttttgtctacaaagtacacttttttcaaaaattattctttcaactacaggaaagtcattttaggtgtaagttataatttagtttgaaggttttttttaaaaacaaaatcattgataagaataaataaataatatgtatgtattatttcttttttcatagcgaaactattcatataatgtgtcctatatttgtcctatattttttgcagaaaatgtcctatatgtgacaagtcgttcacttctacccctgttctGCAAGCATTGTTGTTAtgcataaaatcttttttttttaaattcattaaacccACCTGggctggtgtttttttttttttttttttttttgaaaaaaaaaaacaactgatttTTGTGATGCTCAAAAGCCACAAAGTGTGACAATGCGGGGAAgatgtcaaaaatgttgaaaaaaaaagtaacatgtaTGGGCTACCTACGATGGTTCagaaatacatacaaaaaaaaagttttatgatcggctggattacagtaacgtggtggcttggcgactttggcgggaatatttcaataattggggATCCGGCGTAGTAAAGTAGAGTACTGGCCAAATTCTTCTAGACAACCGACCACCCCCAATATTTTTAGTGGATAGTAATATTCTGGAAGAATTTTTGCTTCCTGTTTCATCCGAAAGAAggtgctcgaccccctcccccaaacttcctAAGTGGGGAGAGGGGGAAGgttaaaaaagtacattgaactgaaaaaaaactgcttttatattatcttaatatataaaaatcttttgtgcAGACCTTTGTCACCATAagacttttaaacggctggaccgattttgatcaaattattTGTGTGTAATAAATAGAtaagtaggtagatagatagagagataaaTAAgtggatagatagataaatagacaggtaaaaagcaggtagatagataaatagattgattaggataatagatcggtagatatttagatgtacagacagataaatgggtagataggtagatagacagataatatagataagtaaataaataagtatatggatagataaaaagatagatagataagtagatagatatatagatacatagatagataaatagataagtagatatatatatagataagtagataagtggacaaataagtagatagatagatagattgatatatatctatatatatagatagataggtagatagatatagatagataagtagatatatatagataagtagataagtcgacaaataagtagatagattgatagataagtatatatatatatatagataagtagatatagataggtagatatattgataaggagataggtaggtagatagacaggtaaaaaagcaggaagatagatagataaatatagatagatagaaaaaaaacTGCTATTACATTATCTTAATATCTAAAAATCGTTTGTgcagacgtttgtcaccataaggcttttaaacggctggaccgattttgatcaaattttttgtgtgtaattaggttgtggcaagcatggtttggAAGCgagatggatcgaatcggaaacgtttttgtttattaattaattaattcaaacattggatggttatatctttcaaatgattaatatttatttcaacctattgttgagcgagaaatgaaataaatattcaacCCAGTGggaaaggacaataagaaagccagctctgctttttgtgaTGAAAATTCCTACTgggatatgtcaattgagaatagataaaacgtagagagagagagagtgaagacttcatttctcttgaaagcaacgattttagcatatatatatatatatatgtatatattatatatatatatatattatatatgtatatattatatatgtatatattatatatatatatattatatatgtatatattatatatgtatatattatatatgtata
This genomic interval from Uloborus diversus isolate 005 unplaced genomic scaffold, Udiv.v.3.1 scaffold_15, whole genome shotgun sequence contains the following:
- the LOC129233037 gene encoding uncharacterized protein LOC129233037; the protein is MLDSYKEKQLMLEVILCVKSGKATDARKTDSASSASCPSIEEEEVFPKAEEKSESDSKKEEVTKRRSAKVKSSKREKARESRTPKGEDSGTKEEGRAAKGVEDSARREERRKSRNKEAEEHSLKNQMSSMEKSIRLGVSMELDSLRSLMYDQQAVLHKQLNRVLDECQRTQKTNAFLSVCDRETERNVEQAPSRSPAQKQRTPVIWKKTVSLLYIGNVK